A genomic segment from Poecilia reticulata strain Guanapo linkage group LG3, Guppy_female_1.0+MT, whole genome shotgun sequence encodes:
- the slc7a10a gene encoding asc-type amino acid transporter 1, protein MRTSSTVIARYYKCAPQRGTWFSLQHLNPTEGEEEDREGEMDDKKKRKKDENAKSDDKVTLKKEIGLLSACAIIIGNIIGSGIFISPKGVLEHAGSVGLSLIVWVCGGGICALGSLCYAELGVTIPKSGGDYSYVTEIFGGLVGFLLLWSAVLIMYPTTLAVIALTFANYVLQPAFQNCLPPFIATRLLATICVLFLTWVNCSSVRWATRIQDIFTVGKLLALVLIIVVGLVQIFKGHYDALVPSVAFEFSQDPSFGQIALAFLQASFAYSGWNFLNYVTEEVVEPRKNLPLAIYISIPLVTLVYTMTNIAYFTSMTPEELLASNAVAVTFGEKLLGMFSWVMPISVALSTFGGINGYLFTSSRLCFSGAREGHLPYLLAMIHLKNCTPIPALLVCCIATVLILCIGETHNLINYVSFINYLSYGVTIAGLLYLRKKRPNLARPIKVNLLVPITYLIFWALLLFCSLYSEPVVCGLGMVIMLTGVPVYFVGVHWKEKPKWIYILLERVTYLGQKLCYVVFPQEDSSEMEPLTAKAID, encoded by the exons ATGCGCACCTCCTCAACCGTCATTGCACGATATTATAAGTGCGCCCCGCAGCGTGGAACGTGGTTCAGTCTACAGCATCTGAACCCGACCGAGGGGGAAGAGgaagacagagagggagagatggatgacaaaaagaaaaggaagaaggaTGAAAACGCCAAAAGTGATGACAAAGTCACGCTGAAGAAGGAAATCGGACTCCTAAGCGCCTGCGCTATTATCATCG GGAACATCATTGGCTCGGGGATCTTCATCTCGCCTAAAGGAGTGCTGGAGCATGCAGGCTCGGTGGGACTGTCGCTCATCGTCTGGGTTTGCGGAGGAGGAATCTGCGCTCTTGGGTCGTTGTGCTACGCCGAACTCGGTGTTACAATCCCGAAATCTGGAGGAGACTATTCGTATGTGACTGAGATCTTTGGAGGGCTTGTAGG CTTCCTGTTGTTATGGAGTGCTGTTCTCATTATGTATCCAACTACGCTGGCGGTCATCGCCCTCACCTTCGCCAATTACGTCTTGCAGCCAGCCTTCCAGAACTGCTTGCCTCCGTTTATCGCCACCAGACTGCTCGCCACCATCTGTGTCT TGTTCCTGACCTGGGTGAACTGCTCCAGTGTCCGCTGGGCGACGAGGATCCAGGATATTTTCACTGTAGGAAAACTTCTGGCTCTTGTGCTCATCATCGTGGTTGGACTCGTCCAGATCTTTAAAG GTCACTACGACGCCCTGGTGCCCAGCGTGGCGTTTGAGTTCAGCCAGGACCCGTCGTTTGGACAGATAGCTCTGGCCTTCCTGCAGGCTTCCTTCGCTTACAGCGGCTGGAACTTCCTCAACTACGTTACAGAGGAAGTCGTGGAACCACGCAA GAACCTGCCGCTTGCCATCTACATCTCCATCCCACTGGTGACCCTGGTGTACACCATGACCAACATCGCCTACTTCACCTCCATGACTCCAGAGGAGCTGCTCGCCTCCAATGCTGTAGCAGTG ACATTTGGGGAAAAGCTGCTGGGCATGTTTTCCTGGGTGATGCCCATCTCCGTGGCGCTGTCCACGTTCGGAGGCATCAACGGCTATTTATTCACCTCCTCCAG ACTGTGTTTCTCCGGAGCCAGAGAGGGTCACCTACCGTACCTGCTGGCCATGATCCATCTGAAAAACTGCACACCGATCCCCGCCCTGCTCGTCTGC TGTATCGCCACTGTACTCATCCTGTGTATCGGGGAGACGCACAACCTGATCAACTACGTGTCCTTCATCAACTACCTGTCCTATGGGGTGACCATCGCCGGCCTGCTCTACCTGCGCAAGAAGAGGCCCAACCTGGCCAGACCCATTAAG gtGAACCTGTTGGTTCCCATCACCTACCTGATTTTCTGGGCCCTGTTGCTGTTCTGCAGTCTGTACTCTGAGCCGGTGGTGTGCGGCCTGGGGATGGTCATCATGCTGACGGGCGTCCCTGTTTACTTTGTGGGAGTTCATTGGAAAGAAAAGCCCAAGTGGATTTATATACTGCTGG AAAGAGTGACATACCTGGGCCAGAAGCTGTGCTACGTCGTGTTTCCACAGGAAGACTCTTCAGAGATGGAACCCCTCACTGCCAAAGCCATCGACTGA